The following coding sequences lie in one Fusarium poae strain DAOMC 252244 chromosome 1, whole genome shotgun sequence genomic window:
- a CDS encoding hypothetical protein (BUSCO:14165at5125), with product MDPCMELKQNTTIVVLGASGDLAKKKTYPALFGLYRNQFLPKDVKIVGYARTKMDHDEYIRRIKSYIKTPTKEIEQQLEDFAGLCTYVSGQYDKDESFQGLEQHLQEVEQGRPENHRLFYMALPPSVFTIVSQHLKKICYPKNGIARVIVEKPFGKDLASSRELQKSLEPDWNEQELFRIDHYLGKEMVKNILILRFGNSFLGATWNRHHIDNVQITFKEPFGTEGRGGYFDEFGIVRDVMQNHLLQVLTLLAMERPISFNAEDIRDEKVRVLRAIPAIEPKNVIIGQYGKSLDGSKPAYREDDTVPQDSRCPTFCALVAYIKNERWDGVPFIMKAGKALNEQKTEIRIQFKDVTSGIFKDIPRNELVMRIQPNESVYIKMNSKLPGLSMQTVVTELDLTYRRRFSDLKIPEAYESLVLDCLKGDQSNFVRDDELDASWRIFTPLLHYLDDNKEIIPMEYPYGSRGPAVLDDFTSSYGYKFSDAAGYQWPTTNAAAAPNKL from the exons ATGGATCC ATGCATGGAGCTCAAACAGAACACGACAATTGTCGTGCTCGGTGCTTCTGGTGATCTGGCAAAAAAGAAGACG TATCCTGCACTTTTCGGTCTT TACCGAAACCAGTTCCTCCCCAAGGATGTCAAGATTGTAGGATATGCCCGTACTAAGATGGACCACGACGAATATATTCGACGCATCAAGTCATACATAAAGACCCCTACAAAGGAGATTGAGCAGCAACTTGAAGACTTCGCCGGGCTTTGCACTTACGTCTCTGGCCAGTACGACAAGGACGAGTCCTTCCAGGGTCTCGAGCAGCACCTCCAAGAGGTTGAGCAAGGCCGCCCCGAAAACCATCGTCTGTTCTACATGGCGCTCCCCCCCAGTGTCTTCACCATCGTTTCTCAGCACCTCAAGAAGATTTGTTACCCAAAGAACGGCATCGCGCGTGTCATT GTCGAGAAGCCCTTCGGCAAGGATCTTGCCAGCTCCCGCGAGCTTCAAAAGTCCCTTGAGCCTGATTGGAACGAGCAGGAGCTGTTCCGAATCGACCATTACCTTGGTAAGGAGATGGTCAAAAACATCCTGATCCTTCGATTTGGTAACTCTTTCCTCGGCGCTACTTGGAACCGACACCACATCGACAACGTTCAGATCACCTTCAAGGAGCCATTTGGCACCGAAGGACGTGGAGGCTACTTCGATGAGTTTGGTATCGTCCGTGATGTGATGCAGAACCATCTTCTTCAGGTCCTCACTCTCTTGGCTATGGAGCGACCTATTTCTTTCAACGCCGAGGACATCCGCGACGAGAAGGTCCGCGTCCTTCGCGCTATCCCAGCTATCGAGCCCAAGAACGTCATCATAGGTCAGTACGGAAAGTCTCTCGACGGTAGTAAGCCCGCCTATCGCGAGGACGACACCGTTCCTCAGGATTCGCGATGCCCAACTTTCTGTGCCCTGGTCGCCTACATCAAGAACGAGCGTTGGGACGGCGTGCCTTTCATTATGAAGGCTGGAAAGGCTCTCAATGAGCAAAAGACCGAGATCCGAATCCAGTTCAAGGATGTCACATCGGGTATCTTTAAGGACATTCCCCGAAACGAGCTTGTTATGCGTATCCAGCCCAACGAGAGTGTTTACATCAAAATGAACTCCAAGCTGCCTGGTCTCAGCATGCAAACTGTCGTCACCGAGCTTGATTTGACCTACCGAAGACGATTCTCCGACCTCAAGATCCCCGAGGCTTACGAGTCACTTGTTCTTGACTGCCTCAAGGGCGACCAGTCCAACTTTGTTCGTGATGATGAGCTTGATGCCAGTTGGCGTATCTTCACACCGCTGCTCCACTACCTCGACGACAATAAGGAGATTATTCCCATGGAGTATCCTTATG GTTCTCGCGGCCCCGCTGTCCTTGACGACTTCACCTCGTCTTATGGCTACAAGTTCAGTGACGCTGCTGGATACCAATGGCCAACCACCaacgctgctgctgctcccaACAAGTTGTAA